One part of the Ignavibacteria bacterium genome encodes these proteins:
- a CDS encoding L,D-transpeptidase, translated as MILNLRDVPLSEALAEKHMTYMTNVHLLIDRRNYRLDLYSDTVLVKSYRAVFGRNNNGARRPSNESPISPVGNYQICEIDTASDYHKFLRLNFPNYKDITEAYKAGTISEREYEALYEELEAGGCVKSASKRFPAIGIHGTGRLNFIFKNLPFTFNWTNGSAAVSNENIDEIYSVIKPGTEVDIKN; from the coding sequence ATGATTCTGAATCTGAGGGATGTGCCTTTATCTGAAGCTCTTGCAGAAAAACATATGACTTACATGACAAATGTTCATCTGCTTATTGACAGGCGCAACTACAGGCTGGATTTATATTCCGATACAGTTCTTGTAAAAAGCTACAGGGCTGTTTTCGGTAGAAATAATAATGGTGCCCGCAGGCCTTCAAATGAAAGCCCTATTTCTCCGGTCGGTAATTACCAGATTTGTGAAATCGATACGGCATCAGATTACCACAAATTTTTAAGGCTTAATTTTCCGAATTATAAAGATATAACTGAGGCTTATAAGGCCGGTACCATATCCGAAAGGGAATATGAAGCCCTGTATGAGGAACTTGAAGCCGGGGGCTGTGTAAAGTCTGCCAGCAAAAGATTTCCGGCCATAGGGATTCATGGTACAGGAAGACTGAATTTTATATTCAAGAATCTTCCCTTTACTTTTAACTGGACAAACGGTTCTGCTGCTGTAAGCAATGAAAACATAGACGAGATCTATTCTGTAATTAAACCAGGGACTGAAGTTGACATCAAAAATTAA
- the pta gene encoding phosphate acetyltransferase: MKIRKEEALEYHIQGRHGKIEVVPTKPCVTARDLSLAYTPGVAVPCKEIEHNPEDVYKYTAKGNLVAVVSNGTAVLGLGDIGPMAGKPVMEGKGVLFKRFADIDVFDIELKTKDPKEVIKAVQLLEPTFGGINLEDIKAPECFEIEEELKKTMNIPVFHDDQHGTAIISCAALLNAAELAGKKLEDLKLVINGAGAAAIACANLYVRAGVKKENIMMCDSKGVIAKSRTDLNKYKMLYAVETEKKTLADAMDGADVFLGLSVAGVVTKDMIISMAPDPIVFAMANPDPEISYEDAVDARKDIIMATGRSDYPNQVNNVLGFPFIFRGALDVKATAITEEMKMAAVKALACLAKEKVPDVVVKAYGGLDFSFGREYIIPKPFDPRVLWKVAPAVAKAAIENGVARVKIENWHEYEEELKERLGMSKEVIRTMIQKAQKAPKRIVYPEGEEDKIIRAAVTSLEDGIANPILLGDESVIKAKLKAIGIEPDRMTIIDPSQARTSETYINEFYKVRERKGMTLRQAKTLLKQPNYFGSMMVKLGHADALISGLTTSYPETIRPALQCLGVKEGLNVASGLYIVVTKKDVYFFADTTVNVNPTAEQLAEIAISTADTVKRFDIEPRVAMLSFSNFGSAPMPESLKVKRAVEIVKQLRPDIIIDGEMQADTAVVPQIRENDYPFTTLKGKANVLVFPDLNSGNIAYKLMARIGNAEVIGPVLMGISKPVHVLQRGASVEDIINMTAIAVVEAGQK, from the coding sequence ATGAAGATTAGAAAGGAGGAGGCCCTGGAGTATCATATCCAGGGAAGACACGGGAAAATAGAAGTTGTGCCGACTAAGCCTTGCGTAACTGCAAGAGATCTTTCCCTGGCTTATACTCCAGGTGTAGCTGTGCCATGTAAAGAGATAGAGCATAATCCTGAGGATGTTTACAAGTACACTGCAAAGGGAAACCTGGTCGCGGTTGTTTCAAACGGAACTGCTGTCCTTGGCCTTGGAGACATAGGTCCCATGGCTGGAAAGCCGGTTATGGAAGGAAAAGGTGTTCTGTTTAAGAGGTTTGCAGACATCGATGTGTTTGATATTGAACTCAAGACAAAAGACCCCAAAGAGGTAATTAAGGCCGTACAGCTTCTGGAGCCGACCTTTGGCGGAATAAACCTTGAAGATATTAAAGCTCCTGAGTGCTTCGAAATTGAAGAGGAATTAAAGAAGACCATGAATATACCCGTTTTCCATGATGACCAGCATGGAACGGCTATTATTTCATGTGCCGCGCTGCTGAATGCTGCAGAGCTGGCAGGGAAGAAGCTTGAGGACTTAAAACTGGTTATCAACGGCGCCGGAGCGGCTGCAATTGCATGCGCAAACCTTTATGTAAGGGCAGGCGTAAAAAAAGAAAATATAATGATGTGCGACTCCAAGGGAGTTATTGCAAAAAGCAGAACGGACCTGAATAAGTATAAAATGCTCTATGCAGTCGAAACAGAAAAGAAGACACTGGCCGATGCTATGGATGGAGCTGACGTGTTTCTGGGTCTTTCTGTTGCCGGGGTCGTTACAAAGGATATGATCATCTCGATGGCTCCGGACCCGATAGTCTTTGCAATGGCAAACCCGGATCCTGAAATTTCATACGAAGATGCTGTTGATGCCAGAAAAGACATCATTATGGCTACAGGCAGGAGTGACTATCCGAATCAGGTAAACAACGTGCTCGGATTTCCGTTTATCTTCCGCGGTGCCCTGGACGTTAAGGCAACCGCAATAACAGAAGAGATGAAAATGGCTGCCGTTAAAGCTCTGGCATGCCTGGCAAAGGAAAAAGTTCCTGACGTGGTAGTTAAGGCTTACGGCGGTCTGGACTTTTCATTCGGCAGGGAATATATCATACCTAAGCCCTTCGACCCCCGTGTCCTGTGGAAGGTTGCTCCCGCTGTTGCGAAGGCTGCAATTGAAAACGGAGTAGCCAGGGTAAAGATTGAAAACTGGCATGAGTACGAAGAAGAGCTCAAAGAGCGCCTTGGAATGTCAAAAGAGGTAATCCGTACGATGATACAGAAGGCGCAGAAGGCGCCGAAGCGTATTGTATACCCTGAGGGCGAGGAAGACAAGATCATCAGGGCGGCTGTTACATCTTTGGAAGACGGCATTGCTAATCCCATACTCTTAGGTGATGAGTCTGTAATAAAGGCGAAGCTGAAGGCAATTGGAATTGAGCCTGACAGGATGACAATAATTGATCCTTCACAGGCCAGGACTTCTGAAACGTACATAAATGAGTTCTATAAGGTGCGTGAACGCAAGGGCATGACTCTCAGGCAGGCAAAGACTCTTTTGAAGCAGCCCAACTACTTCGGTTCAATGATGGTGAAGCTTGGGCACGCAGATGCCCTCATAAGCGGTCTTACCACCTCATACCCCGAAACCATCAGGCCTGCCCTGCAGTGCCTGGGCGTAAAGGAAGGTCTTAATGTTGCCTCGGGGCTTTATATTGTTGTAACGAAGAAGGATGTTTACTTCTTTGCAGATACAACCGTAAATGTTAATCCAACGGCTGAGCAGCTGGCAGAAATTGCAATTTCTACGGCTGATACTGTAAAACGTTTTGATATAGAACCCAGAGTTGCAATGCTTTCATTCAGCAATTTCGGCAGCGCTCCGATGCCGGAATCGTTAAAGGTCAAGCGTGCCGTTGAAATCGTAAAGCAGTTGAGGCCAGATATAATAATAGACGGTGAAATGCAGGCCGATACGGCAGTCGTTCCGCAGATCCGTGAAAACGACTACCCGTTCACCACGCTTAAAGGCAAGGCCAACGTGCTCGTATTCCCGGACCTTAATTCCGGAAATATTGCCTATAAGCTGATGGCCAGAATAGGAAATGCTGAGGTTATTGGGCCTGTTCTTATGGGCATAAGCAAACCTGTTCATGTGCTGCAAAGAGGAGCTTCTGTTGAGGATATAATCAACATGACGGCAATTGCAGTAGTTGAAGCAGGCCAGAAGTAA